The following nucleotide sequence is from Archocentrus centrarchus isolate MPI-CPG fArcCen1 chromosome 18, fArcCen1, whole genome shotgun sequence.
CTGGAGCTGCAGAAAGAGGGAGTCAGAGAGGCCGAAGCCTTCAGGGAAGGACCGAGGGAGATGGATGATGTGGTACTGGAGGCAGGCAGACCAAAAGTTGGACCAGCAGACATTGAAATGAGAAGAGAAATTGAGTCTTTTAAACCTGCAGAAAAGAGAGAATCAGATGAGAAGGGTAAGGTAATGATGCCAAACCTTATTGCACCTAATGAGGAACTAGACCCTTGGATTAATATACCCCAGCAGCAGCCTGTGACCCAGTACAcctcaaaacaaaagcaacacaaaCAGTCAAAGTCACAAACTCCTCATATCATCCTACCTGAGGTCAAAGGGCCACCCATGCCTACTTATGCCTCATCCATGGATCTCCAACTCACCAATTTCCAATCTAATAAGCAACAAGCCCACATCAAGCCTAATTCATCTCCTTCAAAACAAAATCATCACGCTCACAACAACCCTTCAAAGCACTCTTTTAAACAAACACTTCAAGGTCCTCAGCCTTCTGTCTCTGGCACAAAGGACTCGTCTCCCACCAGAGGGAGTGACAAACGAAGTTTCGTGTCTCCTCCTTCAGTGGTGGTGACAGGAGAGCAGCGATTCCTGGAGAGCCTGCAGATCCCCTTTGAACTCAAGCTGACAGACAAGCCTGGAGACCCGACACTGAGGGCGATCATTATTGACGGGAGTAACGTGGCTATGAGGTGCGAATTACTGCAAAGAATGGGAAGGTCGTGTGGGGAAAATGCTGTACAGTGCAGGATAGAGTAGCAGAATGATTTTATTGGGGTGTTTATGAGAAGGAAATATGGGTTGTGGATGGTCCTGTCATCCCAAATATAAAGGACTgagcatttgaaaaaaatatttacactaGGAAGGATCTACCCTTCATGTCCTTCATGAAATATAGATTTATTACACCCCATTTCAGTGtagtcaccaggaacatccTCTACTGCTatatataaaagtataaagTCTGTTTAATATCTTAATTTTAATATCTGCTCCAGCACAGGTCAAGTAACGATGACAGGTTAGACCCAGTGAGAATAAACCACCTTCACAGTACAGAAAACCACTTTGCACTATGCTTCTCACTGTTGTCAATGAAGCAGAATAATGTGTTGTCAGCTGTGTGTGCAACCCCTTTACAAACCCACACATaaagtattttacattttttactcTGTGTATATTATCATTTTATAGTAACAGAGCTGATAAACAATAATGCATATCATCTCACTAGATAGTATTCAATTAAAAAATCTGCTAACTAGTTTGAATTTGATTTGTTTATTACCtttattgttttattcagttttgtttgcaACACATCTACTACTAAGCAACCGTAGTTAAGCGTTTCTCTACTTCATGGTCGCTCATCACCGCACAAAGAGCCAGCGCTGGCAGCGTGGTCTGTATTATAAGAGCGCCTGTGAACGCACACCTGTGGCTGCTGGACAGAGTCTGTTTAAAAGAGCAAATATAAAGGTTTATAGAGTGAGCATCAGTTCTGTGCTGTTGAATGAATCAGTTAAAGTCCCGTTTTCCAAAGTTTGTTGTGGCAGTGTGTTAATTATTTGTTCTAGTCTCTGATGGGCTTACCAACCCAGagaacccaaatgcagaactattGCTAAAGCATGacacttacacacaaacacaaagagaatgGAGGGGCTAGAGATCAATGCacgtaaaaaaagaaagaaaaaaaaaacaaacgggGTCTGGCTGGTAACAGTAGATGCCAGAATCAGACGTATGCTGCGCTCTTTGTATCTCAGAGCTAGAAATGACACCAGTCCCGATTTGAGTGTGTTCCGACagcagtaatttaaaaaaaaaggatttttttttttaataatagaaaataaattaatttaaaaaaaaaaaaaagaaaggatttTGGCTTCCTCCTTAGCAAGGTAGTGCATTCATCTATAACTAGCAATACAGTGAAATGCCTGtttctttgtgctttaaaaCACTACTGCAGCACATTCACAGATTGAGCCTCATGCTTTGTGTATGGCTTATTCAGCTAGCCGCAAATGCACATCAGTGGTAGTACTGGGTGCTAGTTTTACAGTTTCACTACTGTTTTGCTATCCTAGATCAGAAAATCTGGATTCACTGACTTTCTGAGTAGGAAATCAGACTTGAAGGGTGATAGGGTGACAAGGTCAAATACTCCAGGGGGTTAGGACCTACCTCCTAATTAGCAAAGCGACTTGTTTAGTTCCTTTTAGATGTGTATTTAAAAGTTACTTTCAGGGCCTTTTTGACTGGACAACAGGAAATGGTAAGGTCAGAGGTTCAGAGAATCAAGACACTCTATATTCTTCATCACCGCCTGGCATGTTAAAATGtgtcagagacagagagagtagtaaaagagagaaaatccaGTGAACTCTGATCAAATGAATCATCATTTGTAACAGTGATTTCTACTTTAGGTTACGTCTTGATTTTAATGTCAGACTCTGCATTTTTCCACAGTCACGGGCTCGGCCATTTCTTCTCATGTAGAGGAATCGCTCTGGCTGTCCAGCACTTTTGGGACAGAGGCCATCGTCAGATTAGCACCCTAATCCCACAGTGGAGGCAAAAAAGTGACCCCAGGATCAAAGGTAACACTTTCCCCTTAAAACCTAATGTCTCTGCTGCAGAAACTGAACTCTTGTCAGTGTCAACCcatgtagcacacagcaggTGATGTGAGCAGGTTTTAATTACTGGAAATACTTGGTTTAGGTTTTgatttacagtcatgtgaaaaagaaagtttcacatgactctctgcagtcctgtgaaaaactaaacacaccccatgattcagcagcttgtagaaccacctttataACTTGAAGTACTCATTTGATGTTATCAGTCTCTGACATCATTGTGGAAGAATTGTGGCACACTCTTCTtgtacagtgttgcttcagttcattgaggtttacaGGCATTCATATATGCACAGTTCTCTTAAGTTCCCACCACAGGATTTCAATCAAGTGGAAATTTGGACATTGagtgggccattgcagcaccttgattcttttcttttcttcagccactctgttgtagatttgctgctgtgcttgggatcattttcctgttacatgacccagtttcagtcAAGCGTTTGCTGTCAGTCAGGTGGCCTCACATTTAACTCATGAATAACTCAttgactgcaaggtgtccatttcctgtggctgcaaaacaagtccGAATCatcaccccaccaccacacagAGAACAGACAACAACAACCTGATAATGAACTGatgagaacacagacaatatatacacacctgATAATGGGCTACTgcgaaacacaggaagcaaaactaaacccaaagcacaaggaccaagacatccatccatccattttcttccgcttatccggggccgggtcgcgggggcagaagcctaagcagagaagcccaggcttccctctccccagccacctccttcagctcatccggagggaccccaaggcgttcccaggccagccgagatacataatctctccagcgtgtcctgggtctaccacggggcctcttcccggtgggacatgcccagaacacctcacccaggaggcggccaggaggcatcctaatcagatgcccgagccacctcaactggctcctttcgatgtggaggagcagcggctctactctgagcccctaccggatggccgcactcctcaccttatctctaagggagaggccagccacccttcgaaggaaactcatttctgccgcttgtattcgcgatcttattctttcggtcactacccaaagctcgtgaccataggtgagggtaggaacgtagatcgaccggtaaatcgagagcttcgcttttacgctaagctccctcttcaccacgacggaccggtgcagcgtctgcatcactgcagaagcagccccgatccgcctgtcgatctcccgttcccttctcccatcactcgtgaacaagaccccgagatacttaaactcctccacttgaggcaagaactcgttcctgagccggagagggcactccacccttttccggctgaggaccatggcctcagacttagaggtgctgattctcatgccagccgcttcacactcggctgcgaaccgttccactgcgagctggaggccccccccccgatgaagccaacagaaccgcatcatctccAAAAAgtagagatgagactctgaggccaccaaggaagaagccttccgccacctggctacgcctagaaattctgtccataaaaattatgaacagaatcggtgacaaagggcagccctgacggagtccaacacccacaggaccAAGacatgccaaaataaaacaggaagtggaaacacaGACCAAGACTAAGATACATGAACTTGACCGAAGGGCAGAGGatgaacaataacacacacCACCTTCTCAACCTGAGACACACAAATATCCACAACCAGGAATCCAAACTAAGAACCAAACTAGGAAACACAACATAATACACATAATGGAaaagcaaagaacaaaaaaacacaaaatgctgtaaaaacagCCCTGGATCATGACATtgttaagtcttttttttatggCCTACTTTTCTGACtctactgtcatgaactttaacatttaacatgctaactgaggccagtagagtctgagatggagctcttgggttttttgcagtttctcaccACAGGctgggtgaatttgctgggacctTCACTGCTGGGAAGATTGCAGCATTGTGTTAACGCACACCTGAATGCACCCGACCAGCAAATTGCTAATctcctgcttttatagaggtgctcacacttccGGACGGTCAGTTAGTCAAGTGCATCAGATTATCAGCTGCTACtcaccctcttaattcctgtgtGTGACAGTGTGGTGAGGTTTTGGTTCAGCTGTAGAGCAGAGGGTTCAGGGGGGTGGTGCCACGAGAGGCTGGGTGTCAGCTgtcaagcattttttttgtacCCCTCCCATTTACACAGCGGCGTGCTGGGGCCGAGAGAGAGCAGCACGGACGGCAGCTGGAGAAGCTGCCGGCCAGAAGGATTGAGCAGACTGGGCATCGCCTGAAAAGACACCTGTAGATAGTGAAAGTCAACAGTGCAATTAAGAACACAGGCAAAATTAAGAACTGTGTccgcgtgcatgtgtgttgggAAACCCACAGTGGCAAAAACCTGCATGCAGGAGACAAAATACCCTACTCATTGGCTGTGAGTTTTCTGGGCAGTACCAGACAATTCTCTATTCTCACATTGATCGCACAAGAGGGCAGGCAGGTTAAAGTTTGTTTAATGTAAAGTACTGGAAGAGTTAAGTGAGCTGTATACACTTTAGGGCTGCAGCTAAGTATTATTCTCACTGCTAATTTTTTGTTGAAGTAAGAAACTTAGTTTGGTCTGTAACAGGTGATAAATTTGTTCCATAAGATGCTGAAAATAATCAAGTCTCACATTTCAAAAGCAATGTTAAATTTAAGCATTTGCTTAAAGAAGTGTTTGATTAACTTACATAgagacatatttatttatatgtctatgtttatgtttatatgtctatgtttttttatgtttatttagacatatttattataataatgCTTATTAACATAATAGAGTAGCATTTGTGTTGCCTGCATGTCCCGGTGTACTTTATATTTGTAATATCATTATGTACTTGTAGGGCAAAGAGGGAATTTATATAAAATAGGACAGTACCTCACAATAACAGTCATGCACTGTCACAGGGCCAGTAATCCCTGGCCAGGCTGAGGCTATAAACTGGAGCGgcacagaaactgtttgagtCTGTGTGGCAGgttgttcagcagttttttccacctgttgtcaTTTAGTGATGAAGGCCTGACTTCATCAGTCTGGAGTGACTTTGACTGATTCTTCTTACTGTTGATAAAgctcatttcagttttaaatgaaTGATCTGAACAACAGACTCAGAGAGATTTTTGCTCCAAAAATTCTAGTTAAGGCATATAAGTCGCACGCTATGAGTATGTAGTTAGCACTTCAGTGAGGTCAGGCCATGACCTCGCCTTGGCTCCACCCCGTTGTCTGTGTTTGCGCCACATTCCTGCTAACCCTGGATTCTGCGTGActtcaaaagagaaaacaagTCATGCTGAGTGAATGCATATTCATTATGAGCTTTCAGCATACGTGTGGGTGTTTCTCATTACAGCAGACTAAACCATAAACAGAGTGTTGTTTGTTCCTGTCTCTCAGAGAAGCACTATCTGACAGAGCTGCAGAACCTGGGCCTGCTCTCCTACACCCCCTCCAGAGAGTTCCAAGGCAAGAGGATCACCTCGTATGATGACAGGTAGATGGGCTATCTTATACAAGACTCTGagacattgtgttttttttacacaaccTACAACCACAGTTGGGATCCCAACCCATTTCCTGTGGTTTTGTTGCTGTCCAGACTGTATGAAGTCCATCAGGATACAGTTCAGATATAACCAAAAACTGATTTGACCTGGCAGTCTAAACAAGGCCTTAGGTGAAAACCACTCTATTAATAACTAATGTCCTTTTGAGAATCTACATAGCATTTGAATACTAAAGATGGAAGTAAGTCATTGGGGACCAGTTTTTGCATCTGTAAATCATCTGGCTGTCACAGCTGACTTCAGTGTTTCCGGCCGAAGTCAGTGGGCCAAGAAGTTTGGTGGTGCCGAGCCACCTGAAAGCtttccacataaaatcacagagttcCTCTCACCTGACCCCCCTCAGCCTCATCAGCTGGTTTTACAATAACCCTAGCATATTCAACAAAGTCATGCAAAATTTTTACCAACCACTTATGCCATATGGTGATATAACCCTTTCCTTTCCTGGCCAAATTAAATGTGATTGTGCTTGTGatttcagtgcatctttgtgAGCTGGATGGATTCCCACGACTCCTCTTTGCATAGAATTTCTTCATCATTTGCACTAAATTCAAAGCATTTCCAAACAGCGGATGATGCTCCACTATGAGTGCCAAGCTCTGTCTGTGCCACACATTTGATTTTGATTACGATGGTCGGTTATCTGTCGTATATCTGGCTTTTATCACACTGTTACTCCTCCAGATTGCATTCAACATCAGTGGAAACATTGATGCAGCCACATTATCAGGCTTTGATTTAGGGAGTGCAtaatttgcttttgctttgctttctaTTGGCAGAGCACATTCTCATTTCGGGGTGGACGATACAGCCTCAAAACTCTATTAGAATTCAAGAAAATCTACAGTAACGATATTTGTGACGATATagtaaaaaaacaatgtttttttgaTGCTTGCAGTTTGCAAGCAGTTTATAAGTAAATTAAGTATATTTTCCATCATTCTTTTCCAGTGAGTTATTGTCATTGATGATGCGCTACATCATTAGAAGTGTGGACCTGCTGaaacaaggtgccagcagcattatagtgcaaTAGCAGTGACACAAGTTTGCTAGGCTAGGCTGCACGCGCAGTTGGTGCACTGTAATCTTAATTCTCTGTGTGGGTACAAAAACCAGGCCCTCAATTGTTGAGGGTTAATTCTTCAGGAGCTgcacaatataaaataataaaactgaaaaatatttttaacttgtATCTTGCGTAGAGgtttttaaccagctgctcaAAGTCTTGCTTTTCCACCGTGTAAACACAACAGTAATTTCCACCCACcatttgctcttcctgtcatacTGAGTGCAGCTAATGAGTGCTCCAGCAATGCTCGGTGGAGCTCGGTGTTTACTTTTGGGTCATCAGCAACTGCTAAAGTGCCTATAACCCAAAattaaatcattaaataaaCCATAGTtgttatacatttaaaaaaaaatcacctgattCTGACAGGGTCAGGTGAgatctctgttgttgttgttttttttatttttttgttttttgttttgtttttgttttgttttgtttttttttggggggggggggggggggggggggttacatttGCCTGCTTTCATACAGAAGGAGTATTTTTCAGTGGAAATGCTTGAAAACTGTTCTAGATTGAACTGGAGCAGCTCTGTTATGCCACCGTGGGATACATTAGTCTTCTTTTCCAGGTTAATTCGATCTCTTAAACCActtctctgtgtttctgcagactAATACTGAAGCATGCACAGAAGACAGATGGTGTGATCGTGACCAACGACAACCTGAGAGACCTCTCGGATGAGTCTCCTGTATGGAGGGACATCATCAAAAAGAGGTAGGGCAGTGCTGTGCTCATATACTGCAGTGAGGAGGAGACTGAGACTTTCTGACTGGTAGAAAAAGATGTCTTTTTGCACTGAACTGCACTGAAACGTTTTTACTCACAGTTATCAAATGTAATAAAAGAACTGCTACTCAATCTTCAACCACTAGTCTAAGTAACAATCTCTGCCTGCTTTTGTCCTGTTTTAAAAAGTTGGTCTTTAATGGGCAGAAAATGCTGTCAATACCATATGCAACTTTTTtcagtaaatatattttttcttgtgtgatcTGTTGTTGCTTCCCCAGACTTCTTCAGTATACATTTGTCGGGGATCACTTCATGGTCCCTGACGACCCTCTTGGAAGAGGAGGACCTCACCTGGATGACTTCCTGCGTTCAGAGCACAGGTAACAAACCAGAGGTATCTAATCCTATCCTACCCTTTGAGAATAATTCTGTGTGATGCTTCATTTTTTCCCTCAACATCTTTCAGGAGTCCCAATCCAGGAAACCACTCTTTTGCCGGTTCGGCCTCCTCTTTCCCTTCCTCCAAACAGCCGCGCTCCCAAACAGAGGTCTTCAACTTCCGTGACCGGACGCTAGGGGGCACACTGGATGCTTTGGGCAGAGGCGGTCGGGGTAGAGGGAGAGGGCACGGAAAGGGATTGGACACGGGACAGAAGGACAGGCAGTACGAGGCTGCAGGTCATGGCCTTGGGGTCAGGGCCGAGAGGAGTCCCAAAGAAACAGCCATCCTGAGAGAGCAGCTCTGTCAGATTTTCCCTAATCAGGACAACATGGTGACGCTGGTGCTGCAGTGCCACTCAGCAGAGACGGACATCAACGTGCTGTCTGACCTGATCTTGGAGCAGCAAAAAGACTAGGAATCTTTTAGTTTTAGTGGTgtaatctttaattttcttgctGAATTTTgctgatttaattattttacttgTGTGAcaatagactgtatgtaaaagatggatttaGGAACTGTGACATCACACATTGGTTTATGGTTTTTACTTTAATCTGACACCATGACAGTGAAGTGGATTTAGCTTTTTGAAGAGAAAAATGACGATATACACTCATATAGTAATGACTTTTCTTGAAAAGTCATATAGTAATGACTTTTCAAGAAAAGGCTGGCCACACACTAAATCATGTACCGTTGCATCATCTATTActttaaatgcacacaaaatTAACATCATGCTGTGTTTAAACTAATAATTAATATCATATCTTGACCAAAAATTATTTAGCTCTCAAATCAAATGAGGAGTGATGGGAAATaaccagagctgcagctgatcGTTAAAAAGaatgcttcagtttttaaattcaaaggccacatccatcttttaaatgccatctgtgtgtgtgtgtgtgtgtgtgtgtgtgtgtgtgtgtgtgtgtgtgtgggaggctgggtgggtgggtggcaCCAAAATAACTACCGATACTCATCTGCTTATACACTGTACACATACTATGCCAAACATGAAACCTATAAGAAAAAATACCCTTAATTAAAGCTAAAACTGGACCACCTCTGTCAAATGGGCCAGCATCAGCCCCCAATGATAGAAATTTATTATTTCTtataaattttcagtttttttttgttttttttacaagacTATACAGATGGCCCTACATGTTTTTGACCACATTAGTCCAACACTTTGGTCCAATTTGACACATCTCATCTATTACCAAAGGACAACACAATTTTGTGTAGATGGTCTTTGTTCTCACTGGTTTAAACCTGTCAGCAAACCTGTAAAATTATTCCTATAGCACTATCAGCGTTTAAGAGTGTATTTTAGCTTAGTTTGATTTATGTCAAAGCACCAACAAAACCCAAGACATTCCAGTCTGTAGCTTTATTGTTAaacattagcatgctaacacaccAAACTAAGATGTGAACATATGATTAACATATTAGTTAGTGTGCTAACTCACCAACTTACCATGTTAACATATGTTGAATATAttagttagcatgctaacacagcAAACTAACGTGACTATATGCTAAATATATTAGTTAGAATGCTAATATTAGCATTTAGCTTAAATACATGTTGCCATCTTCAGTGATACCAGCTCAGCTGTAGATTcttattttcttgtatttttataaGTCTAATAATAAAGTCAGTCCATAATGACACCTATTATCTATCTTTTTGTGGGTCATTTTGACTCTGGGAAAACTAGCGTGGAGCCCATATGGCTTTAATGTATTTTACTATGGAGCCATTTTAATAGTGCATTGGGTTTAGAGGAGGATTTGCAGAATGAGAagagtaaaattaaaatacatactTTGAGCGTTATTCTGTtgcttttcctttaattttaaaGCTACCAGTTGATTTAAAAATACTGCCATCTACCaggtataaatacatttaaatcagaGGGACATGGGTGGTTCTGGTAGAATAGATATGGATATAACTGGTGTAAGAGAGCTTGTCTGGCTATAAAGGTAATAAACCAATCTTTGCAACATTCTGCACACTTAACTATATATTTTAACTTATTTTAATTAGGTGTGATGTTTGTCATAACTTTGGTTATGGGTCTATAATCTTATCTATAAGGATGATGAAATTAAGAGCAAGCCAAAAGATTCAAAGTTCACTTTTCATCCAGATGTCAATGTTAATGTACTTCAGTGTGAAATAAATAGCAGTAATCTTATTTGAATTGttaatatttatacattttaagatCTTATTCttgattaaaattatttttaaaaaaattgtgtttcCATTGTCCTCTGTTAACTTCTCAGTGTATGTAGAGGTAATCCCTGTGAACTACAAGCTCAGGGTTCAAACGGCTCTAAATGCTCTTGGACTTGTATGTCTGCACATAACCACCAAGACCTGCTAttgaaaccttctgtttgtgaggatcAGTCAGTATGTATCCATACTAACATCCAGTACAAAACAAGTAAGGATTATTCTGAATGAATCAgcccaagcataaaaaaaagcaaataaaaggccaaat
It contains:
- the LOC115797136 gene encoding NEDD4-binding protein 1-like, with the translated sequence MDDERSDGGEPEVEDEFACAGMLRGSLTSLHSTVERIFTVTFSIGADDLPQGNNGQIWLKLRGPSSNVKAAKLFVKGVVNQEEQQEVTYPDVLHCVFCGAKGLFMDSLIRSTSAHIVVGATGFLLISGLAEPVVRAYSLITDLVERYKGTQSKRPGDGGSGESLDSRRAFKALVEKWEDRHILDLLVLPGSVKEILLDLVKESGLGSNHSPSLTDVNTGVRSHGDSEDRWKIPTAIKQTVPDPSSTTERWAEGMAAGAGNDFAIKDSFLQAFSTSAGTRGRAEGAEEGATHLPQEVGEEQLGQVAALGEEKEQEMQLSMGNKEFWLLLKFFTAMGYTEEVVNRVLARTGPKEASQILDLVQQEQDRSDKEQKGQILPNQKSQDDVNLNQWERNRPCETEHREDGSETTGGGAAISNNGEMEEAREGEEATGGTRHVREKGSTNLMETENEEDFVLGVLKKAAASCGYTEQNVTKLYNLLPEGSTHQLLLELQKEGVREAEAFREGPREMDDVVLEAGRPKVGPADIEMRREIESFKPAEKRESDEKGKVMMPNLIAPNEELDPWINIPQQQPVTQYTSKQKQHKQSKSQTPHIILPEVKGPPMPTYASSMDLQLTNFQSNKQQAHIKPNSSPSKQNHHAHNNPSKHSFKQTLQGPQPSVSGTKDSSPTRGSDKRSFVSPPSVVVTGEQRFLESLQIPFELKLTDKPGDPTLRAIIIDGSNVAMSHGLGHFFSCRGIALAVQHFWDRGHRQISTLIPQWRQKSDPRIKEKHYLTELQNLGLLSYTPSREFQGKRITSYDDRLILKHAQKTDGVIVTNDNLRDLSDESPVWRDIIKKRLLQYTFVGDHFMVPDDPLGRGGPHLDDFLRSEHRSPNPGNHSFAGSASSFPSSKQPRSQTEVFNFRDRTLGGTLDALGRGGRGRGRGHGKGLDTGQKDRQYEAAGHGLGVRAERSPKETAILREQLCQIFPNQDNMVTLVLQCHSAETDINVLSDLILEQQKD